In a genomic window of Methanosarcina horonobensis HB-1 = JCM 15518:
- a CDS encoding ABC transporter permease, with protein MLEKAKVSFFLASRSIMRGNKGITIFTVFVLTLIFVQLVLFSSMLAGVTLKFNELMVDFQTGNVVIEPEEEERYIEDTSALQKKIESLPEVVGTSARLKTTGNFRYKEKEIGGTVYGIDPTDEAFVTGLEGAVISGEFLSRPDRGEIILGREVSGGFDALMESRSLGGVEVGDTVELTVSGKTREFRVKGIYTTLFFMADAGAYVSRADMEEMLGIENRDLASEIAIKTTAGTDEYGTRISLLSLGIRENIRTWHEFAGILRLIENTLGLVRNIMNAIGLLIAFVIIFVVIYVNIVNKKRQIGVQKAIGIEQNVIVASFVLQAMLYAGTGIILGYCFVRFGLVPYTISNPIQVPLGAMSLRLDDAEAINRAVLLFLASIIGSVIPAYKLAQKDLLDLIWGK; from the coding sequence ATGCTTGAAAAGGCTAAAGTCTCCTTTTTTCTTGCCAGCCGTTCAATTATGCGGGGCAATAAAGGGATTACAATCTTTACCGTCTTCGTGCTGACCCTAATATTTGTTCAGCTCGTTCTTTTCTCAAGTATGCTGGCAGGAGTTACCCTCAAGTTTAATGAGCTTATGGTGGACTTCCAGACAGGAAACGTGGTAATAGAGCCAGAGGAAGAAGAACGTTACATAGAGGACACATCAGCCCTGCAGAAGAAGATAGAAAGCCTTCCTGAGGTCGTAGGGACTTCTGCTCGTCTTAAAACTACAGGTAACTTCCGTTATAAAGAAAAAGAAATAGGAGGTACTGTTTACGGGATTGACCCTACGGATGAAGCCTTTGTCACCGGCCTGGAGGGCGCCGTAATAAGCGGAGAATTCCTGAGCAGGCCTGATAGAGGAGAGATTATTTTGGGCAGGGAGGTCTCAGGAGGTTTTGATGCCCTGATGGAATCAAGGTCTCTTGGAGGTGTTGAAGTAGGCGATACCGTTGAACTAACAGTCAGCGGCAAAACCCGGGAATTCAGGGTAAAAGGGATCTATACAACTCTTTTTTTCATGGCTGATGCCGGAGCCTACGTTAGCCGGGCTGATATGGAAGAGATGCTTGGCATAGAAAATAGGGATCTTGCCAGCGAAATAGCTATCAAAACTACTGCAGGCACGGACGAGTACGGGACACGTATATCCTTACTCTCCCTGGGGATAAGAGAAAATATTCGTACCTGGCATGAGTTTGCAGGCATTCTTCGCCTGATCGAAAACACCCTTGGGCTTGTAAGGAATATTATGAACGCAATAGGACTTTTGATTGCATTTGTGATCATCTTCGTGGTTATTTACGTTAATATTGTGAATAAGAAGAGGCAGATCGGAGTCCAGAAAGCAATCGGGATAGAGCAGAATGTGATCGTTGCCTCTTTTGTGCTTCAGGCAATGCTTTATGCCGGCACAGGGATCATACTTGGTTACTGCTTTGTTCGTTTCGGGCTTGTGCCTTATACTATCTCTAATCCCATTCAGGTACCTTTGGGAGCTATGAGCCTCAGGCTTGACGATGCTGAAGCCATAAATCGGGCAGTCCTTCTTTTTCTTGCCTCCATTATAGGATCTGTAATTCCTGCCTATAAACTGGCTCAGAAGGACCTTCTTGACCTTATCTGGGGCAAATGA
- a CDS encoding ABC transporter ATP-binding protein, translating to MKNEVRDGHEVEMKTASEKIGDIIIEGTDIVRTFKMGEVQVRALRGVNVSIRRGEFVAIMGPSGSGKTTLLNQLGLLDTPNSGKVIIDEADTSRMSDKEKGKFRLHNLGYVFQDYALLPELDASENVYISLMMQGKTKDEYESAAAEILKAVGLGDRLHQLPSKMSGGQQQRVSIARALAHNPRVLFADEPCANLDSQTSKEVLDLFKKFNEEKGQTIVMVTHEEWHAAYADRVIRLKDGVVVG from the coding sequence ATGAAAAATGAGGTGAGAGACGGACATGAGGTTGAAATGAAAACAGCCTCTGAAAAGATCGGCGACATAATTATTGAAGGAACAGACATAGTCCGCACCTTCAAAATGGGGGAAGTGCAGGTTAGAGCTCTCAGGGGCGTAAACGTAAGCATCCGTCGCGGAGAGTTTGTTGCTATTATGGGCCCAAGCGGCTCCGGAAAAACCACTCTTTTAAACCAGCTGGGCCTTCTCGATACCCCAAACTCCGGAAAAGTCATTATAGACGAGGCAGACACTTCCCGCATGTCTGATAAAGAAAAAGGCAAATTTCGCCTTCACAATCTGGGTTATGTTTTTCAGGACTATGCCCTGCTTCCTGAACTTGATGCTTCGGAAAACGTTTATATCTCCCTAATGATGCAGGGCAAAACAAAAGATGAGTATGAATCAGCAGCTGCGGAGATCCTTAAGGCAGTCGGGCTTGGCGACCGCCTGCACCAGTTGCCCTCAAAAATGAGCGGCGGCCAGCAGCAGCGTGTTTCAATTGCCCGTGCCCTTGCCCATAACCCGAGAGTTCTTTTTGCAGACGAGCCCTGCGCCAATCTGGATTCTCAAACCTCAAAGGAGGTTCTTGACCTTTTTAAGAAATTTAACGAAGAAAAGGGCCAGACGATTGTAATGGTTACACATGAGGAATGGCATGCGGCATACGCCGACAGGGTGATAAGGTTAAAGGACGGGGTCGTTGTAGGGTAA
- a CDS encoding DUF7502 family protein: MLVVPLLEKYKKYLKLSYRTLEFLQTAGKFTFLFLLMILFNLYELAYYVPGMDKLSKSQEYLNTYWFNLCLMAAGALVLTLLIGLIHRLFDRRSKFNLINLLETSFPEFRTRLSTAYDNSQNVNIVTKNLLEDVHRQLTAIKIRKVVPKNQIFKSFLVLLLISAAVTFCIHEGFSFNVFPGKIIDNIRDSAHNLNARATYEENEEVVPDPRYRIEALIVKNGEQVEMKINPTLGLGFTSQIDADTEQKFNENSDSSNEEFKYSQTYSENLPEEYEPLIKQYFEELSSK, from the coding sequence ATGCTCGTAGTGCCTCTTCTGGAGAAGTATAAAAAGTACCTCAAGTTGTCCTATCGTACCCTCGAGTTCCTGCAAACAGCCGGAAAATTTACATTTTTATTTTTATTAATGATCTTATTTAACCTGTATGAACTTGCTTATTATGTCCCCGGCATGGATAAACTGAGCAAATCCCAGGAATATCTGAACACTTACTGGTTTAATCTCTGTTTAATGGCCGCAGGGGCACTTGTGCTTACCCTTCTTATTGGTTTAATTCACAGGTTATTTGATAGGAGAAGTAAGTTTAATCTGATAAATCTGCTTGAAACCAGTTTTCCGGAATTCAGGACGCGACTGAGTACGGCATATGATAACAGCCAGAACGTCAACATCGTTACAAAGAACCTGCTGGAGGATGTGCACAGGCAACTAACTGCCATCAAAATAAGGAAAGTAGTCCCGAAAAACCAGATTTTTAAGTCATTCTTGGTACTTCTCCTAATTTCTGCAGCGGTCACCTTCTGCATACATGAGGGCTTCAGCTTTAATGTATTTCCTGGAAAGATAATCGATAATATCCGGGACAGTGCTCATAATCTGAATGCCAGAGCGACTTATGAAGAAAATGAAGAGGTTGTCCCGGACCCCAGGTACAGGATAGAAGCCCTCATCGTAAAGAACGGAGAACAGGTTGAAATGAAAATCAATCCTACCCTCGGACTCGGATTCACAAGCCAGATAGACGCAGACACGGAACAAAAATTCAATGAGAACTCAGACAGTTCTAATGAAGAATTCAAGTACAGTCAGACTTACTCTGAAAACCTGCCAGAAGAGTATGAACCTCTGATCAAACAGTACTTTGAGGAGCTTTCGTCCAAGTAA
- a CDS encoding AAA family ATPase: MRELQEIQLENSELNLKSTYEKAPKIFEVIFREIGNSIVGQKEMIRQILIAMLCEGHVLVESNPGLGKTLTISTISQIMSMRFSRIQCTPDLMPADITGTDIIEEDERGSKHFKFKQGPVFANIVLADEINRASPKTQSALLEAMQEKQVTVASTTYTLDRPFFILATQNPIEMEGTYALPEAQLDRFLMKIRLDYPDPEEEFEIVNRYAEAFRPAVRRCIEKQTFLELQQITRRIPISNKLKKYAIDIVNQTRKMPDMIEAGASPRASIALILCAKANAFLDDRGYVDKEDIDSMALPVLRHRIILSFDAARNNITSDRIIQKILEDRKTII; the protein is encoded by the coding sequence ATGAGAGAATTACAGGAAATCCAGCTTGAAAATTCAGAACTTAACTTAAAATCCACTTATGAAAAAGCTCCCAAAATTTTTGAAGTCATTTTTAGAGAAATTGGCAATTCTATTGTCGGCCAGAAAGAAATGATCCGGCAGATTCTCATAGCTATGCTGTGTGAAGGACATGTTCTCGTAGAAAGCAACCCTGGGCTTGGTAAAACCCTGACAATATCCACTATTTCCCAGATCATGAGCATGAGATTTAGCAGGATTCAGTGCACGCCTGACCTTATGCCTGCAGACATTACAGGAACCGACATCATAGAAGAAGATGAAAGAGGCTCAAAGCACTTTAAGTTCAAGCAGGGACCCGTTTTTGCAAACATCGTACTTGCGGATGAAATTAACCGTGCCTCTCCAAAGACCCAGTCTGCCCTGCTCGAAGCAATGCAGGAAAAACAGGTAACTGTGGCAAGTACGACATACACGCTTGACCGTCCCTTCTTTATTCTTGCTACCCAGAACCCTATTGAAATGGAAGGGACCTATGCCCTGCCCGAAGCCCAGCTTGACAGGTTTCTAATGAAGATTCGCCTGGATTACCCTGATCCCGAAGAAGAATTTGAGATTGTAAACCGTTATGCAGAAGCTTTCAGACCAGCTGTAAGGAGATGCATAGAAAAACAGACCTTTCTCGAGTTGCAGCAGATAACCCGCAGGATTCCTATCTCAAACAAGCTCAAAAAATATGCAATTGATATCGTGAACCAGACTCGAAAAATGCCTGATATGATAGAAGCAGGCGCATCACCGCGTGCCTCAATTGCACTTATTCTCTGCGCAAAAGCAAATGCGTTTCTCGACGACAGAGGGTATGTTGATAAAGAGGACATTGACTCCATGGCTCTTCCCGTCCTTCGCCACAGAATAATTCTATCTTTTGACGCTGCAAGAAACAACATTACGAGCGACAGAATCATACAGAAAATTCTGGAGGACAGAAAAACAATTATTTGA
- a CDS encoding DUF58 domain-containing protein — protein sequence MAGSKHTIDTSFLTQLDRYAIPLSRRVSAVHTGSHQSTRTGSGIDIIDHRKYNQGDSLKRIDWNLYARTEKLYIRRFEEDKNLNMVILLDASSSMLFPDSTPNKFEYASTVATGVSYIVMKHNDVYTVATFADDVDYTKARKGRDDFLRTIDNLTRISVNGNTKLADCADSIYLRIKSKSMVFIISDFLDNLDSVRNAVNRLSRHELVLVHIYDENEMNLPETVDGAVKFIDSETNAEISFTVGPNFKKEYAAEYSKHIAELEKIAYDFKIPYFRVSIKNEPLDTVLKIIGEG from the coding sequence ATGGCTGGCTCAAAACATACAATAGATACGTCGTTCCTGACCCAACTTGACAGATATGCAATCCCGCTCAGCAGGAGAGTTTCAGCAGTTCACACGGGCAGTCACCAGTCAACAAGGACAGGGTCAGGGATTGATATCATAGATCATAGAAAATACAATCAGGGAGACTCATTAAAAAGAATAGACTGGAACCTTTATGCCCGTACGGAAAAACTCTACATACGCAGGTTCGAAGAAGACAAAAATCTTAACATGGTCATACTGCTTGATGCCAGCAGCAGCATGCTTTTTCCCGACAGTACTCCAAACAAATTTGAGTATGCGTCAACAGTAGCCACAGGAGTTTCTTACATTGTAATGAAACACAACGACGTATACACAGTTGCAACGTTTGCAGACGACGTGGATTACACAAAAGCCCGTAAAGGAAGGGACGATTTCCTGCGGACAATAGATAACCTGACCCGGATTTCAGTCAATGGAAACACAAAACTCGCAGATTGTGCAGACTCGATATACCTGAGGATAAAATCGAAATCAATGGTCTTCATAATTTCGGATTTCCTGGATAATCTTGATTCGGTCCGCAATGCAGTTAACAGGCTGTCAAGGCACGAGCTGGTACTTGTACATATCTATGATGAGAACGAAATGAACCTGCCTGAAACCGTGGACGGAGCAGTAAAATTCATTGACAGCGAGACAAACGCAGAAATCAGTTTTACAGTGGGACCTAACTTTAAAAAAGAGTATGCTGCCGAATACTCAAAGCATATAGCTGAACTGGAGAAAATTGCATACGATTTTAAAATCCCTTATTTCCGTGTCAGCATAAAAAACGAGCCGCTTGATACTGTCCTTAAAATCATAGGTGAAGGGTGA
- a CDS encoding vWA domain-containing protein, with protein MDFEFSQGLAALAGIIPLTIIYLLRPRPKNIILPSLMFVRRISQNKLDSRRTITKRITDPLFYLQLLALILLSTAIAGPLIDDVKADAQKVIIIIDSSASMTVPDRIGEARSIAIDSLGEENTITAAESMPVVLAKNLNAKDAEKVINGMEVRDTPSDVPRAILTAINEKENEYGKIVVISDFETWEGRVPETYIRIANTKNMELELRQVGNRTANYAIVDGYLKDSNDGTYEYTCTIRNFNDRSAKLDVQLESNSDTASGTKVSNSVQLAEYGSQQIKFSNIPQGISTVKILNEDAVLCDNIAYISIPEVKPKKILVLTDPEKAAGKSPLITAISLLPDIQVDVQQDLPDNATEYDTIIVNSKHKSLPAKDALEIAAYAKNGKDIIVIGNECLYDSLQMHGLYSVLPVDIVSIEEKGSYTIETVGSGKAIFDDVSFGEVYLRKLLATIPKEDAAILVEAGGAGPLVCMQNINEGTVTYVGFSDTTETDAWNNFATTPTYPVFWAKLLRYMWGIDDISETNVKTGRYQAFDQTVRVKTPTETVSSDFVYYDECGLYDLNQKIIAANLYDSGESNTFTEKRLNLTGENGGIEKQDLHTVSPERPRKYIIYISFLLLIVESAVMLRRKII; from the coding sequence ATGGACTTTGAGTTCTCTCAGGGCCTCGCTGCACTTGCAGGGATAATTCCCCTTACAATCATATACCTGCTCAGGCCCCGCCCAAAAAACATTATTCTGCCTTCCCTTATGTTTGTTCGAAGGATAAGCCAGAACAAGCTTGATTCCAGGCGCACTATCACTAAAAGAATAACAGATCCCTTATTTTACTTACAGTTACTTGCTCTTATTCTCCTTTCAACAGCAATTGCGGGCCCGCTTATAGATGACGTTAAAGCAGATGCTCAAAAGGTAATAATTATAATAGACTCTTCTGCGAGCATGACAGTTCCTGACCGTATCGGTGAAGCCAGGTCAATAGCAATAGACAGCCTGGGTGAGGAAAACACGATTACCGCTGCAGAAAGCATGCCTGTAGTGCTTGCAAAGAATCTGAATGCAAAGGATGCGGAAAAAGTAATTAACGGCATGGAGGTAAGAGACACCCCCTCGGATGTTCCCAGAGCCATTTTGACAGCTATAAACGAAAAGGAGAACGAGTATGGGAAAATCGTAGTCATATCCGATTTTGAAACCTGGGAAGGAAGGGTTCCTGAAACATACATAAGAATCGCAAACACGAAAAATATGGAGCTTGAACTCAGGCAGGTAGGTAATAGAACTGCCAATTATGCAATTGTAGACGGTTATTTGAAGGACAGCAATGACGGGACATATGAATATACATGTACTATCAGAAACTTTAATGACAGAAGCGCAAAACTTGATGTGCAGCTGGAGAGTAACTCTGATACTGCTTCCGGTACAAAAGTCAGCAATTCTGTACAGCTTGCAGAGTACGGATCTCAGCAGATAAAGTTTTCAAATATCCCTCAGGGTATATCAACTGTGAAAATCCTCAATGAGGATGCAGTACTCTGTGACAACATCGCTTACATCTCAATCCCTGAGGTCAAACCCAAAAAAATCCTGGTATTGACAGATCCTGAGAAGGCTGCAGGCAAGTCTCCTCTGATAACTGCAATATCCCTGCTGCCCGATATTCAGGTCGATGTACAGCAGGACCTTCCTGATAATGCTACAGAATATGATACTATAATTGTAAACTCAAAACATAAATCTCTTCCAGCCAAAGATGCCCTGGAAATTGCAGCTTATGCAAAGAACGGAAAAGACATTATTGTCATCGGAAACGAGTGCCTGTATGATTCATTACAGATGCATGGGCTTTACTCCGTCCTTCCGGTAGATATAGTTTCAATAGAAGAAAAAGGCAGTTACACAATAGAGACCGTGGGAAGTGGAAAAGCTATTTTTGATGATGTATCATTCGGTGAGGTCTATCTGCGCAAATTGCTTGCCACTATACCTAAAGAGGATGCTGCAATCCTTGTAGAAGCCGGAGGAGCTGGACCTCTGGTCTGCATGCAGAACATAAACGAAGGAACAGTAACCTATGTAGGGTTCAGTGACACTACCGAGACCGACGCATGGAACAATTTCGCTACTACTCCTACCTACCCTGTGTTCTGGGCAAAACTCCTCAGATACATGTGGGGAATCGATGATATAAGCGAAACAAATGTGAAAACGGGCAGGTACCAGGCATTTGACCAGACCGTCAGAGTTAAAACCCCTACGGAAACTGTCAGCAGTGATTTCGTCTATTACGATGAATGCGGATTGTACGACCTTAACCAGAAGATAATTGCTGCCAACCTGTATGATTCCGGCGAATCAAATACCTTTACCGAAAAAAGGCTAAACCTGACAGGTGAGAATGGAGGTATCGAGAAACAGGACCTTCATACAGTATCCCCTGAAAGACCCAGGAAGTACATTATTTACATCTCATTTCTGCTCCTTATAGTTGAGAGTGCAGTTATGTTAAGGAGGAAGATCATATGA
- a CDS encoding vWA domain-containing protein translates to MTFDFPYGFNFLHISELMLLGPLALFVFLGLWKKIDRRHLFVHSLVIFFLIIALAAPYSVEMSSPKTNQSRITIISDESASMDLLEKGVSKEVADELNTRVPVAVTTISGIHTSLGDAIIQQASPENYVLVISDGQSNSGTPVEEALSYCYKNNFPVSALIPRTVEEDLSVEIEGENEAVIDNKAFFKVNVRKSIEDRMSYQVRITIDHQKVLEREITQTGRVESIEFNHTFETLGPHTVKATLHPASISVKNLDYFENNNQYMKSVYVTPKPKVLLVTNEPDSPLANTMKEIYDVRIAGSFSSLNNMDAVIIDNQAASTISDIETRALRDYIINGGGMVVIGGGSSFDFPAEYTYKDTRFEELLPVTSEPSSWRGGRNVVLMLDVSPSTLQSNGVGGRVLDEILSNAVVLLESDLLKDARVNVITFGSKGQDITNGFVDMSKESNRLWLDAEIRKISPTGDSTSLERGLMTARTLLKEQENNSEADIIIVSDGGIGNIAEGDLRFERAIQCAENLHENSGIGIHFVHIHAPKTTSQVTPKGQYYAELFMNKIGLSQNYNRIEPGERIKVSFSKNPEESEELENEYSSGSIVVYDPKHFITRNISDIQHDILGYNEVTPKPEANRLVITRLGKPIITVWRLGLGRVAAITTDNGNGNGIPWAASLYSGNDSLIITRTLNWAVADTEMSEGIQLEVPDLKMSQPGRILITTGGTGVPELYFDKKPMEITSIGNNMYESYVTANTFGLHKISETPLEANLTEELMSEVSGVKNVSWRPAAVNRPDEYTYVGENFLFRTAILENGGKIYTKGDVYSRIIEDASISTKKKILTKVFYTKYFLVLAFLIYLLYTLHHTYNTRMK, encoded by the coding sequence ATGACCTTCGATTTTCCTTATGGTTTTAATTTTTTACATATAAGCGAACTTATGCTACTGGGTCCTCTGGCACTGTTTGTGTTTTTGGGTCTCTGGAAAAAGATTGATAGAAGACATCTGTTCGTCCATTCCCTTGTAATCTTTTTCCTCATTATTGCTCTTGCTGCACCTTATTCCGTGGAAATGAGCTCTCCAAAAACCAACCAGTCAAGAATAACCATAATCTCTGATGAAAGTGCCAGCATGGATCTGCTGGAAAAGGGAGTCTCCAAAGAGGTTGCAGATGAGCTCAATACAAGGGTCCCTGTTGCAGTTACAACGATTTCAGGGATTCATACCTCTCTTGGGGATGCTATTATCCAGCAGGCTTCACCTGAAAATTATGTGCTTGTAATATCGGACGGACAGAGCAATTCAGGGACACCGGTTGAGGAAGCTCTCTCCTACTGTTATAAAAATAATTTTCCTGTCTCTGCTCTTATCCCCAGGACTGTTGAAGAAGATCTGAGTGTGGAGATTGAAGGAGAAAACGAGGCTGTAATCGATAATAAGGCTTTTTTCAAGGTTAATGTCCGGAAATCAATTGAAGACAGGATGAGTTATCAGGTAAGAATTACAATCGACCATCAAAAAGTACTGGAGAGAGAAATTACCCAGACAGGAAGAGTAGAAAGCATAGAATTCAATCACACGTTTGAAACGCTTGGGCCTCACACCGTAAAGGCAACCCTCCATCCTGCCAGTATCAGTGTTAAAAATCTGGATTATTTCGAGAACAATAACCAGTATATGAAAAGTGTATACGTAACTCCCAAACCAAAAGTCCTGCTCGTTACAAATGAGCCCGACTCTCCTCTTGCAAACACAATGAAAGAGATCTACGACGTAAGAATAGCCGGATCCTTCAGTTCTCTTAACAATATGGATGCCGTAATAATTGACAATCAGGCCGCATCAACTATATCGGATATTGAAACCCGAGCCCTCAGAGATTATATCATTAACGGAGGCGGCATGGTAGTGATTGGAGGTGGGTCCTCTTTTGATTTCCCTGCGGAATATACATACAAGGACACAAGGTTTGAGGAACTCCTTCCTGTTACCTCGGAGCCCTCGAGCTGGAGAGGAGGCAGAAACGTTGTCCTTATGCTTGATGTTTCTCCCAGTACTCTGCAGAGCAATGGTGTAGGAGGGAGGGTTCTTGACGAGATTCTGTCAAATGCAGTTGTCCTTCTTGAAAGTGATCTTCTTAAAGATGCAAGAGTCAATGTGATCACTTTCGGGAGTAAAGGACAGGATATTACAAACGGGTTCGTAGATATGTCAAAAGAGTCCAATAGACTCTGGCTTGATGCTGAAATCCGCAAAATATCGCCTACTGGAGACTCCACGTCTCTTGAAAGGGGGCTCATGACTGCACGAACACTGCTTAAAGAGCAGGAAAACAATTCAGAAGCTGACATCATAATCGTATCTGATGGCGGGATAGGTAACATAGCTGAAGGGGATCTGAGGTTCGAACGGGCAATCCAGTGTGCGGAAAATCTTCACGAAAACAGTGGCATTGGAATTCACTTTGTTCACATACATGCTCCAAAAACCACCAGCCAGGTAACTCCAAAGGGGCAGTACTATGCCGAACTCTTCATGAACAAAATAGGCCTGTCACAAAATTACAATAGAATAGAGCCCGGTGAGAGGATAAAAGTAAGTTTCTCTAAAAATCCCGAGGAATCCGAAGAACTGGAGAACGAATACTCTAGCGGGTCAATTGTTGTTTATGACCCTAAACATTTCATTACCCGGAACATTTCCGACATACAGCATGATATTCTGGGATATAATGAGGTCACCCCGAAACCAGAAGCAAATCGCCTGGTTATAACAAGGCTGGGCAAGCCTATAATTACAGTCTGGAGACTGGGACTGGGCAGAGTTGCTGCGATTACAACCGACAACGGAAACGGAAATGGAATCCCCTGGGCGGCATCCCTGTACTCAGGAAACGACAGTCTGATAATTACCAGGACTCTGAACTGGGCAGTTGCAGATACGGAGATGTCTGAAGGTATCCAGCTGGAGGTGCCTGACCTTAAAATGAGTCAGCCTGGTAGAATCCTGATTACGACAGGAGGAACAGGTGTGCCTGAACTTTATTTTGACAAAAAGCCAATGGAAATCACATCCATTGGAAATAACATGTACGAATCATACGTTACAGCCAATACTTTCGGACTCCATAAAATTTCAGAAACCCCTCTTGAAGCAAATCTGACCGAGGAGTTAATGTCCGAAGTTTCTGGAGTTAAGAACGTATCCTGGAGACCTGCTGCTGTAAACCGTCCAGACGAATATACGTACGTAGGAGAAAACTTTCTCTTCAGAACAGCAATACTTGAAAATGGCGGGAAAATCTATACAAAAGGAGATGTCTACTCAAGGATAATAGAAGACGCTTCGATCAGTACAAAGAAAAAAATCCTGACAAAGGTCTTTTATACAAAATATTTCCTTGTGCTCGCTTTCCTGATATACCTGCTCTACACCCTGCATCATACATATAATACACGCATGAAATGA
- a CDS encoding CxxC-x17-CxxC domain-containing protein yields MAFNDRNFRGNSGGFRGNSGPREMHTAVCSDCNVETQVPFKPDPERPVYCRDCLPNHRTPRENRY; encoded by the coding sequence ATGGCTTTTAATGACAGAAATTTCAGAGGGAATTCCGGAGGTTTCCGCGGTAACAGCGGTCCCAGGGAAATGCACACCGCAGTTTGTTCTGACTGTAACGTCGAGACTCAGGTACCATTTAAACCTGACCCCGAAAGACCAGTCTACTGCAGAGACTGCCTTCCTAACCATAGGACTCCCAGAGAGAACCGTTATTAA